The Arcobacter arenosus genome has a window encoding:
- a CDS encoding tetratricopeptide repeat protein, with protein sequence MNKFLFIFIVILISSNNLFSKDELTESQPEILFKFDNLKKTQEKFKLQLEFNKGILHLEKGEYKEAIKIFKETSSLLKIPSFLNIGIAYYKLNQIENALLYLNNIFEFKDAVRTNTYSYISTCFYLYQIKKDRQYLETIIEVTSKYKNLTEHSKRMVADTYIILKDYERALKILNSMEFPMQLKIAMLYLKLHDYSSAEQRLEKAKAETLNPERKNIILWLMVYRDLKSNELEKLKEHIEEIRKVKEYFKTNLDYPLEIYFNKNKYTAKEYLKFITQFDSNRKTDFLFYFAPFIFSDNEEILYDISKGFIFKNRQNVESLERMVKYNSRFIDILKEDPITRVNKLKDYITDNSNSYVYYNLALCYAQIDDFHKAYKFFTKAYKLNPGNKLYAVMTIISANRINEKISDLEYIEQNIRSDEGMYRYFGQEVYKIFINEKFENQFAPLNYRDTIFYKSLDYLIKLSENNIDINHPLFKDHYKDPLVYLIKSTIRRDGENDYNYFARLQDYTPLKINSNFLQAPIVVTRYYIDLLKAIGLFEKADLNLTNDENPSYLRTRALMFLHEGKPLEALNILEDLQKRYKLEDKYTMYLIVAAYLEADRLNEASLQISLIKAILKDSSADFLTGVQLIQELKLGSVSQYFNKPYLDDLIDFKIDKFDELLESL encoded by the coding sequence TTGAATAAATTTTTATTTATTTTTATAGTAATTTTAATCTCCTCAAATAATTTATTTTCAAAAGATGAATTAACTGAGTCTCAGCCAGAAATTCTTTTTAAATTCGATAATCTAAAAAAAACTCAAGAAAAGTTTAAACTACAATTAGAATTCAATAAAGGGATACTTCATCTAGAAAAAGGGGAGTATAAAGAAGCAATTAAAATATTTAAAGAGACCTCTTCATTGTTGAAAATACCATCTTTTTTAAATATTGGAATAGCATATTATAAATTAAATCAAATAGAAAATGCATTATTATATTTAAATAATATTTTCGAGTTTAAAGATGCTGTAAGAACAAATACATATTCTTATATCTCAACATGTTTTTATCTTTATCAAATAAAAAAAGATAGGCAATATCTTGAAACTATTATTGAGGTTACAAGTAAGTATAAAAATTTAACTGAGCATTCTAAAAGAATGGTAGCAGATACATATATTATTTTAAAAGATTATGAAAGAGCTTTAAAAATACTAAACTCTATGGAGTTTCCAATGCAGCTTAAAATTGCAATGCTATATTTGAAACTTCATGATTATTCAAGTGCTGAACAAAGACTTGAAAAAGCAAAAGCTGAGACATTAAATCCTGAAAGAAAAAATATTATTTTATGGTTAATGGTATATAGAGATTTAAAATCAAATGAACTTGAAAAACTAAAAGAGCATATTGAAGAGATTAGAAAAGTTAAAGAGTATTTTAAAACAAACTTGGATTATCCTCTAGAGATTTATTTTAATAAAAATAAATATACTGCAAAAGAATATTTGAAATTTATAACTCAATTTGACAGTAATAGAAAAACTGATTTTTTATTTTATTTTGCGCCATTTATTTTTTCGGATAATGAAGAGATTTTATATGACATTTCAAAGGGCTTTATATTTAAAAATAGACAAAATGTAGAGAGTCTTGAAAGAATGGTTAAATATAATTCTAGATTTATAGACATATTAAAAGAAGACCCTATTACAAGGGTAAACAAATTAAAAGATTATATCACTGATAATTCTAACTCCTATGTATATTATAATCTTGCTTTATGTTATGCTCAAATAGATGATTTTCATAAAGCATATAAATTTTTCACAAAAGCATATAAATTAAATCCAGGTAATAAACTATATGCTGTTATGACAATAATTAGTGCAAATAGAATAAATGAAAAAATTAGTGATTTAGAGTATATTGAACAAAATATTAGAAGTGATGAAGGTATGTATAGATATTTTGGTCAAGAAGTATATAAGATTTTTATAAATGAAAAATTTGAAAATCAATTTGCACCATTAAATTATAGGGATACAATTTTTTATAAATCTTTAGATTATTTAATAAAATTATCTGAAAATAATATTGACATTAATCATCCATTATTTAAAGATCATTATAAAGATCCCCTTGTTTATTTAATTAAATCAACAATTAGAAGAGATGGTGAAAATGATTATAATTATTTTGCAAGATTACAAGATTACACCCCTTTAAAAATAAATAGTAATTTTTTACAAGCCCCAATTGTAGTTACTAGATACTATATTGATTTATTAAAAGCTATTGGGCTTTTTGAAAAAGCTGATTTAAATCTTACTAATGATGAAAATCCCTCATATTTAAGAACAAGGGCTTTAATGTTTCTTCATGAAGGAAAGCCTTTAGAAGCATTGAATATTCTTGAAGATTTGCAAAAAAGATATAAATTAGAAGATAAATATACTATGTATTTAATTGTTGCTGCATATTTAGAAGCAGATAGATTAAATGAAGCCTCTTTACAAATCTCTTTAATTAAAGCTATTTTAAAAGATAGTAGCGCAGATTTTTTAACTGGTGTTCAATTGATTCAAGAATTAAAACTTGGAAGTGTCTCACAATATTTTAATAAACCTTATTTAGATGATTTAATTGATTTCAAAATTGATAAATTTGATGAATTATTAGAATCTCTATAA
- a CDS encoding flagellar hook-basal body complex protein: protein MIGALWTGISGLSSHQTALDNESHNIANVNTVGYKASRISFADQMYQDRIGKGSKILDAEKLYVQGNLKLTGVDYDMALSGDGFFTVKNSVSGENMYTRAGNLRMGDNGTLQDAAGNEVQGWAMRALDPGQDVVSTNPNVDMFTNDYNKLLTSKVVSHSTYVETITAKATDYTATAKADSTVIFDGAGAKSKSAKIADVEALVSNYASWLSKLQDEPDGGSASSTAQVSQINFKSGNDALISKDGDQVYVYINGNKYSQNYVATTATDEFKESFLDTTTDSGSMSLANNAGTNDQISIDTAENNAKYELTIDGETVSYISDENATVAEIVQGLADAISSNTALNSTYGGTLSTTASTVELGISPTSITEASYSSSLTINADIAASRIATYRGLANTISEISGLRAYTVDESDVTGTNNDVLQETESFNLSTRNLDMIKGMIQIESLIPGETFTISEVGESSGNNTVAGSYQTGTNAVQGSGIGALQSARDALAKAITGKQQDVYTPSDLGLNGNNSIDFTYGITIYDKELEKIIPVPGLSSTTPETPLDIFINNASSIDDIVAAINGTTAYDYKLSSDGTNQTASSFNLSDYVVAKNINGNLVIETLNENYDVEFSGSMKTKGDNTDTVGSNTTYIDYTPLDKNNDYSGRQGAGAEFIELINTIDQTTTQSSLQLKLDALGISDSAFGEFAVDSSGIITMKQDGAEFAIGQISVALFNNNRGLEPSGDNLLRKTNESGEPIYNLNNDKTAKIEGQTLELSTADLSESLVNLMVFQRAFEANAKSITTSDELLNTLINLKR, encoded by the coding sequence ATGATCGGAGCATTATGGACAGGAATCTCAGGACTTTCGTCTCATCAAACGGCGTTAGATAATGAGTCACACAATATAGCAAATGTAAATACAGTAGGTTATAAGGCATCTAGGATATCTTTTGCAGACCAAATGTACCAAGATAGAATTGGTAAAGGGTCTAAAATACTTGATGCAGAAAAATTATATGTACAAGGAAATCTGAAACTAACTGGAGTTGATTATGATATGGCTCTTAGTGGAGATGGATTCTTTACTGTTAAAAATAGTGTTTCTGGTGAAAACATGTATACAAGAGCTGGAAATCTTAGAATGGGTGACAATGGAACCTTACAAGATGCAGCTGGAAATGAGGTTCAAGGATGGGCTATGAGAGCACTTGATCCTGGCCAAGATGTAGTAAGTACAAATCCTAATGTTGATATGTTTACAAATGATTATAATAAATTATTAACATCAAAAGTTGTAAGTCACTCAACTTATGTAGAAACAATTACAGCAAAAGCAACAGATTATACTGCTACAGCAAAAGCAGATTCAACTGTAATTTTTGATGGGGCTGGTGCAAAAAGTAAATCTGCAAAAATTGCTGATGTTGAAGCCCTTGTTTCAAACTATGCTTCTTGGTTATCAAAATTACAAGATGAACCAGATGGAGGAAGTGCAAGTTCAACTGCACAAGTTTCTCAAATAAACTTTAAATCAGGAAATGATGCATTAATATCAAAAGATGGTGACCAAGTTTATGTTTATATCAATGGAAATAAATATTCACAAAACTATGTTGCTACAACTGCAACAGATGAGTTTAAAGAAAGTTTCTTAGATACAACAACTGATAGTGGTTCTATGTCATTAGCAAATAATGCAGGTACAAATGACCAAATTAGTATTGATACAGCTGAAAACAATGCAAAATATGAGTTAACTATTGATGGTGAAACTGTTTCTTATATCTCTGATGAAAATGCAACTGTTGCAGAGATAGTTCAAGGTTTAGCTGATGCAATTTCATCTAATACTGCATTAAATTCAACTTATGGTGGTACTCTTTCAACTACTGCATCAACAGTTGAGTTAGGTATTTCGCCAACTTCAATTACAGAAGCTTCATATAGTAGTTCATTAACTATAAATGCTGATATTGCTGCAAGTAGAATTGCTACATATAGAGGTTTAGCAAATACAATTTCTGAAATATCTGGATTAAGAGCTTATACAGTTGATGAAAGTGATGTAACAGGTACTAATAACGATGTTCTTCAAGAAACTGAATCATTTAATTTATCTACAAGAAATTTAGATATGATAAAAGGTATGATTCAGATTGAATCTTTAATTCCAGGTGAAACTTTTACTATTAGTGAAGTGGGTGAATCATCAGGAAATAATACTGTAGCAGGATCTTACCAAACTGGTACAAATGCAGTTCAAGGTTCTGGAATTGGAGCTTTACAAAGTGCTAGAGATGCATTAGCAAAAGCAATTACAGGTAAACAACAAGATGTTTATACTCCATCAGACCTTGGATTAAATGGAAACAATTCTATTGACTTTACTTATGGAATAACTATTTATGATAAAGAATTAGAAAAAATCATCCCAGTTCCAGGATTAAGTTCAACAACGCCTGAAACTCCATTAGATATTTTTATTAATAATGCATCATCGATTGATGATATAGTTGCAGCTATAAATGGAACAACTGCATATGATTATAAATTATCAAGCGATGGAACTAACCAAACAGCAAGCTCATTTAATCTATCAGATTATGTAGTTGCTAAAAATATTAATGGTAATCTTGTTATAGAAACACTTAATGAAAATTATGATGTTGAGTTTAGTGGTTCAATGAAAACTAAAGGGGATAATACAGATACTGTAGGTTCAAATACTACTTATATTGATTATACTCCATTGGATAAAAACAATGATTATAGTGGAAGACAAGGTGCTGGGGCTGAGTTTATTGAATTAATTAATACAATTGACCAAACAACAACACAAAGTTCTTTACAATTAAAACTTGATGCTTTAGGAATTTCTGATTCAGCCTTTGGTGAATTTGCTGTTGATAGTTCAGGTATTATTACAATGAAACAAGATGGAGCTGAATTTGCTATTGGTCAAATCTCTGTTGCATTATTTAATAATAATAGAGGATTAGAACCATCAGGGGATAACCTATTAAGAAAAACAAATGAATCTGGTGAGCCAATTTATAACTTAAATAACGACAAAACTGCAAAAATTGAAGGTCAAACATTAGAACTTTCTACAGCAGATTTAAGTGAGAGTTTAGTAAACTTAATGGTATTTCAAAGGGCATTTGAAGCAAATGCAAAATCTATTACAACATCAGATGAGTTGTTAAATACTTTAATCAACTTAAAAAGATAA